From Virgibacillus natechei, the proteins below share one genomic window:
- the typA gene encoding translational GTPase TypA, which translates to MQLREDIRNIAIIAHVDHGKTTLVDQLLKYSGTFRENEQVDERAMDTGDIEKERGITILAKNTAINYKDTTINILDTPGHADFGGEVERIMKMVDGVALVVDAYEGTMPQTRFVLMKALEQKLTPIVVLNKIDRPNARPSEVIDEVLDLFIELGADDEQLEFPVVYASALNGTSSEEPDQQEETMDPVFKTILDHIPAPVDTTDEPLQLQVTLLDYNDYVGRIGVGRIVRGSIRVGQQVTVMKKDGTQKSFRISKLFGFTGLKRIEIQEAKSGDIVAVSGLEDLNVGETICPQDHPDALPILRIDEPTLQMTFLVNNSPFAGKEGKYITSRRIEERLLKQLETDVSLRVDPTESPDAWIVSGRGELHLSILIENMRREGFELQLSKPQVIIKEIDGEKCEPMERVQIDVPEDYTGPVMESLGDRKGEMLDMINHGTGQVRLEFKIPSRGLLGYTTEFMTQTHGYGIINHTFDSYAPVVKGDVGGRREGVLVGLEQGKATTYGIMQLEDRGTIFVDPGREIYAGMIVGEHSRENDLTVNITKEKHLTNIRSANKDQTSTIRKTQEMSLEQSIQYLDDDEYCEVTPESIRLRKKILDKNEREKASKKSKSS; encoded by the coding sequence ATGCAATTGAGAGAAGATATTCGTAATATTGCCATTATTGCCCACGTTGACCACGGCAAAACCACACTTGTGGATCAGCTGTTAAAATACTCAGGAACTTTCCGTGAAAACGAGCAGGTAGATGAGCGAGCCATGGACACTGGTGATATTGAAAAAGAACGTGGGATCACTATTTTGGCAAAAAACACGGCAATTAACTATAAAGATACTACGATTAACATATTAGACACGCCTGGCCACGCAGATTTCGGTGGTGAAGTGGAACGAATTATGAAAATGGTGGATGGTGTCGCTTTAGTTGTAGATGCTTATGAAGGAACAATGCCGCAAACGCGTTTTGTGTTAATGAAAGCATTAGAGCAAAAGCTGACACCAATTGTTGTTCTAAATAAAATTGACCGCCCGAATGCAAGGCCATCAGAAGTAATTGATGAGGTTCTGGATTTATTTATCGAACTTGGAGCTGATGATGAACAGTTGGAATTCCCAGTCGTTTATGCATCTGCTTTAAATGGTACGTCAAGCGAGGAACCAGATCAGCAGGAAGAAACAATGGATCCAGTTTTCAAGACCATTTTAGATCATATTCCTGCACCGGTAGATACAACAGATGAACCCTTACAGCTTCAGGTAACATTGCTTGATTACAATGATTATGTTGGACGTATAGGTGTTGGTCGTATCGTTCGCGGGTCTATCCGTGTCGGTCAGCAAGTAACGGTTATGAAAAAAGATGGTACCCAAAAGTCATTCCGTATTAGTAAATTATTTGGCTTTACAGGACTGAAAAGAATTGAAATTCAAGAAGCAAAATCTGGGGACATTGTTGCCGTTTCAGGGTTGGAAGATCTTAACGTTGGGGAGACCATTTGCCCGCAAGATCATCCAGACGCATTACCCATTTTGCGAATTGATGAGCCAACATTACAAATGACATTCTTAGTGAATAATAGCCCTTTTGCAGGAAAAGAAGGAAAGTATATAACATCTAGACGAATTGAAGAACGCTTGCTGAAACAGCTTGAAACAGATGTGAGCCTTCGCGTTGATCCAACAGAATCCCCTGATGCATGGATCGTTTCTGGTCGTGGGGAGCTACACTTATCCATCTTGATAGAAAATATGCGCAGAGAAGGATTTGAATTACAACTTTCGAAGCCACAAGTCATTATCAAAGAAATTGATGGAGAGAAATGCGAACCAATGGAGCGTGTTCAAATAGACGTACCAGAAGACTATACTGGTCCGGTTATGGAGTCTCTTGGTGATCGAAAAGGCGAAATGCTCGACATGATCAATCATGGTACTGGACAAGTTCGTCTGGAGTTTAAAATACCTTCTCGTGGTCTACTTGGTTATACAACTGAGTTTATGACACAAACGCATGGGTATGGAATTATAAATCATACGTTTGATTCTTATGCCCCTGTTGTAAAAGGGGACGTTGGCGGTAGACGTGAAGGTGTTCTTGTAGGTTTGGAGCAAGGTAAAGCAACCACATACGGAATTATGCAACTTGAAGACCGTGGTACTATTTTTGTTGATCCAGGAAGAGAAATTTATGCGGGTATGATTGTAGGCGAGCATAGTCGCGAGAACGACCTTACCGTTAATATTACTAAAGAAAAGCATTTGACGAATATTCGTTCTGCCAACAAAGACCAAACATCTACGATCCGAAAAACACAAGAAATGTCATTGGAACAATCCATTCAATACTTGGATGACGATGAATATTGTGAAGTAACACCAGAATCCATTCGCTTGCGTAAGAAAATATTAGACAAAAACGAACGCGAAAAAGCTTCAAAAAAATCTAAATCAAGTTAA
- the treP gene encoding PTS system trehalose-specific EIIBC component translates to MAIKEEMIYAPLSGEVIPLDNVPDPTFSQKMMGDGLAIEPSVGKVVAPFDGEIVQLFPTKHAIGLRGNSGVEVLIHIGLETVTLDGEGFEAHIKQGDQVKAGDPLVTFDLAYIKEKAASAITPIIITNGDALERFEKTNETKLVAGETVLFQTGIKSEEKEPEKDNVKSSIEYGQEADDIVAAVGGADNIHAATHCVTRLRFALSDEDSVDKEAIENMDIVKGSFSTNGQFQVIIGQGTVDKVYKAMVKNSGIGESTKEDVKAASGEKQNPLQRGIKVLADIFIPILPAIVMAGLLMGINNILANPGIFGTDSPSVIEMYPQWAGIADMIDVIANTAFTFLPALIGWSAVKRFGGNELLGVVLGLIMVHPALLNAWDYGAAVEEGTVPTWNLFGLEVDKIGYQGQVLPVLFASWVLAKIEIFLRKRVMDALQLLVVAPIALLVTGFLTFIIIGPVMFGIGNWITDGLVAIFESYAVLGGLIYGAVYGPLVITGMHHTFLAVDLQLIGATDTTFLWPILALSNIAQGAAAFAIMFAAREEKLKGLSGTSGISAWLGITEPAMFGVNLPYKYPFVAAIIGSSIAGAFITMQNVLATSIGVGGVPGILSIVPDGWGAFLIGMAIVIVVPFIITYLIAKRKVNEN, encoded by the coding sequence ATGGCTATAAAGGAAGAAATGATTTACGCGCCGCTTAGCGGGGAAGTCATTCCACTCGACAATGTACCAGATCCTACATTTTCACAAAAAATGATGGGTGATGGTTTAGCAATAGAACCAAGTGTTGGAAAGGTAGTTGCTCCATTTGATGGAGAAATCGTACAATTATTTCCCACGAAGCATGCAATTGGCTTGCGGGGTAATTCTGGTGTTGAAGTGTTAATACACATTGGACTAGAAACAGTTACCCTTGATGGTGAAGGGTTTGAGGCACATATAAAACAGGGAGATCAAGTGAAAGCAGGTGATCCATTAGTAACGTTTGATTTGGCGTATATTAAGGAAAAAGCGGCTAGCGCTATAACGCCAATCATTATAACAAATGGTGATGCACTTGAACGTTTTGAAAAAACGAACGAAACGAAGCTTGTTGCAGGTGAAACCGTCCTTTTTCAAACGGGAATCAAGAGCGAAGAGAAGGAACCTGAGAAAGATAACGTTAAATCATCGATAGAGTATGGCCAGGAGGCAGATGACATTGTTGCAGCTGTAGGCGGAGCGGATAATATACATGCTGCGACACATTGTGTGACGCGTCTACGGTTTGCTTTATCTGATGAAGATTCAGTAGATAAAGAAGCTATAGAAAATATGGATATTGTAAAGGGCTCTTTTTCAACAAATGGTCAGTTTCAGGTCATAATTGGACAAGGTACGGTTGATAAGGTTTATAAAGCAATGGTTAAAAATAGTGGTATAGGTGAATCGACAAAAGAGGATGTAAAAGCAGCAAGTGGTGAAAAACAAAATCCATTGCAGCGTGGTATTAAGGTCTTAGCTGACATATTCATCCCAATCTTACCTGCTATCGTCATGGCTGGTTTGCTCATGGGGATCAATAATATTTTAGCAAATCCAGGTATATTTGGTACAGATTCACCATCTGTTATTGAGATGTACCCACAATGGGCTGGAATAGCGGATATGATTGATGTTATTGCCAATACCGCCTTCACCTTCCTGCCAGCATTAATTGGTTGGTCTGCAGTGAAGCGGTTTGGCGGAAACGAATTACTCGGTGTTGTTCTTGGCTTAATCATGGTACACCCTGCTTTACTTAATGCATGGGATTATGGTGCTGCAGTAGAAGAGGGAACGGTACCGACATGGAATTTATTTGGTTTAGAAGTTGATAAGATTGGTTATCAAGGACAGGTATTGCCTGTATTATTTGCTTCATGGGTACTAGCAAAAATAGAAATATTCCTTAGAAAACGTGTTATGGATGCGTTGCAATTATTAGTGGTTGCACCAATTGCTTTATTGGTTACCGGTTTCTTAACATTTATTATTATCGGGCCAGTTATGTTTGGAATAGGTAATTGGATAACAGATGGTTTGGTAGCCATATTTGAATCATATGCAGTCCTTGGTGGTCTTATTTATGGCGCTGTTTATGGTCCGTTGGTTATTACAGGAATGCATCATACTTTCCTTGCAGTCGATCTTCAGTTGATTGGTGCTACTGATACTACCTTCTTATGGCCCATTCTTGCTTTATCCAATATTGCACAAGGAGCCGCAGCGTTTGCGATAATGTTTGCTGCTAGAGAAGAGAAGTTAAAAGGGCTGTCAGGAACATCAGGTATATCAGCATGGCTCGGTATTACAGAACCAGCGATGTTTGGTGTTAACTTACCATATAAGTATCCGTTTGTTGCTGCGATAATTGGTTCCTCAATCGCTGGTGCATTTATCACGATGCAAAATGTTCTGGCAACATCCATTGGTGTCGGAGGAGTCCCGGGTATTCTATCCATCGTTCCAGATGGTTGGGGAGCATTCTTGATTGGAATGGCAATTGTAATCGTCGTACCATTTATTATTACGTACTTGATTGCAAAACGAAAAGTGAACGAAAATTAA